In one Diachasmimorpha longicaudata isolate KC_UGA_2023 unplaced genomic scaffold, iyDiaLong2 ctg00000070.1, whole genome shotgun sequence genomic region, the following are encoded:
- the LOC135171656 gene encoding uncharacterized protein LOC135171656 codes for MSDPNDLAGPSDPSEENTTPPQGDFDWINNFDLELFGDFAIENNFDGDLFENFNSALFDIQCGGGENVVSDPKALEAVEEFNLDLLDQQNDQQNGREEEIENRLPALRTIRRSRQRLPRFKLDTHVMEFAINPLPESRDPADWVEEAFRDVYNKIIEAGGRGMNRMCLTFNFANMQRDNAWISPRAIKGYEFQDLWNLVSSIAQSANGFGCADKFWIKLHVAEAPVGQGFLENGMKRGFSRKCILQISNEDGLCLARSLVVAKAHAEKLKTRADKGKIHEVWQAIRQCKGKMQRKEAERLTRRAGVIAPDEGCGLQEVAQYQRYLAEEGCLIKVYSLMRNGKDHPVLYDGTPELISRKMAVRYTLPIVYYPEENHYEPIQNLPSFFGVKYYCEHCNKPYTTQGHVCDRTCDRCLKNPPCDSTIVDKIVCDDCNREFHGQLCFDQHKKPGSFSGNNPTVCDYIKLCGQCNTKIDHRKAQNHVCHKYYCNVCQKDEDISHLCYMPTLKSKKKLTLKRVAFVFYDFETRQDELLQGTTDVNVHIPNLCVAQTVCDRCADMTDDDIVNANDNHGNPCGVCKHRENVFDGEDPVRGFVDYITSMGKTYKKVVCIAHNAKGYDSQFVLRDVMKRINSQIKAIINGTNIILMDFGDNKFIDSLNYFHMALASLPKAFGLGNIAKGYFPHFFNTKDNQNYVGPIPDRKYYGADTMGVQDREKFLSWYNDRVEEDYEFDFRKEILHYCRLDVTILRRACVEFRKLIMNAGNVCPFTECVTIASTCMRIFQTNFLKDKQIGIIPQGGYRLGKTQSKIAIEWLLWREHCENHRIIHAGRTREHRTTSGLRLDGFWEDTANNNKKYAYQFHGCYWHGCPRCFKFNRDKELSHKDTLESRYERTGAITRELRHSGYEVVEMWECDFIRQKKTDHVLANFVENVDQQMFIALDPRDAFFGGRTGNTVTHYDVKDNEKIRYVDVCSLYPYVLKTGVFPIGHPTVHVGRDCQLICPNNNISRIEGLVKCRVLPPRQLFHPVLPVKAHGKLLFPLCRSCCDDLVQDNCPHDDPAAREFLGTWVAPELRKAVEMGYKILEISELWEYKSTTRYNPVTRTGGLFAEYINTFLKIKQEASDWPAECVDDESKNRYIAEYETREGIKLDKDKIQKNAGLRAVAKLCLNCLWGKFGERENLTKKAIIRTHEEFANIMFNPEIEVTGLVPVDNDTLFMSWKHLNEAAEMSTKANVVIAAYTTAHARLKLYSYLEKQQERVLYYDTDSVIYVSDGSNELPLGNFLGDLTDEVEGYGEGSFITSFVSGGPKFYTYRVKKPDGSIAEVSKIKGVRLNYESRKQIHYDSIRALVVDKADPYQIDYHGIRRTVYHDVITKPESKIVRATGPKRRLDGFATLPYGFKKPRLNRC; via the exons atgtcggacccaaacgatttagcggggcccagtgacccgtccgaagaaaatactacacctccacagggagattttgattggataaataattttgatcttgagttattcggtgattttgccattgaaaataattttgatggagatttattcgaaaattttaattctgcgctctttgatattcaatgtggtggtggtgaaaatgttgtgagtgaccctaaggctttggaagctgttgaagagtttaatctagatttactagatcagcagaatg atcaacaaaatggccgcgaagaagagattgaaaatcgattgccggccttaaggacaatacgacgatcacgccagagacttccacgtttcaaactcgacacacatgtgatggagtttgcaatcaaccctttacctgaaagtcgtgaccctgccgactgggttgaagaagcttttcgtgatgtctataataaaattattgaggctggaggacgtggtatgaatcgaatgtgccttacattcaattttgcaaatatgcaaagagacaatgcctggataagtccacgtgcgatcaaaggatatgagtttcaagatctatggaatcttgttagttctatcgcgcagagcgcaaacggtttcggatgtgccgataagttttggatcaaacttcacgtggctgaagccccggtaggtcaaggtttccttgaaaacggcatgaaaagagggtttagtagaaaatgtatccttcagatttcgaatgaagatggcttgtgtctagcccgatcacttgttgtggccaaagcacatgcagaaaaattaaaaaccagagctgataagggcaagatccacgaggtatggcaggcaatccggcaatgcaagggaaaaatgcaacgtaaggaggccgaaaggctaactcgaagggcaggagtcattgctcctgacgaaggctgtggtctacaggaagttgctcaatatcagcgatacttggctgaagaaggatgccttatcaaggtctattccctcatgagaaacggaaaagatcaccctgtgctctacgatggtacacctgaattgattagcagaaagatggccgtccgatataccttaccgattgtgtattatcctgaagagaaccactatgagccaatccaaaatttaccttcattctttggcgtgaagtattattgcgagcattgcaacaaaccttacactacgcaaggacatgtttgtgataggacttgtgataggtgtttgaagaatcctccgtgtgactctacgattgttgataaaatagtgtgtgacgattgtaatcgagagtttcacgggcaattgtgcttcgatcaacataagaaaccaggatctttcagcggaaataaccccaccgtctgtgactatataaaattgtgtggacaatgtaatacgaaaattgatcatcgcaaagctcagaatcatgtgtgccataaatattattgcaacgtatgtcaaaaggacgaagatatttctcatctctgctatatgcccaccttaaaaagcaagaaaaaattgactttgaaacgcgtggcgtttgttttctacgactttgaaaccagacaggatgagcttctgcaaggaactacagatgtcaacgtacacattcctaatctttgcgttgcccaaactgtgtgtgatcgttgtgcagatatgaccgacgatgacattgtgaacgccaacgataatcacggaaatccgtgtggcgtgtgtaaacatcgggaaaatgttttcgatggtgaggatcctgtgcgaggatttgttgattacatcacgtcgatgggtaagacgtataaaaaagtagtttgtattgcacataacgcgaaaggctatgattcacaattcgttttgagagacgtcatgaaacgcattaacagtcaaattaaagcgataattaacggaacaaacattatcttgatggattttggggataataaatttatagacagtttaaattattttcacatggctcttgcaagtttaccgaaagcttttggattggggaatatagcgaaaggctattttccacattttttcaatacaaaagacaatcaaaactacgtagggcctatacctgatagaaaatattatggtgctgacactatgggtgtccaagatcgtgaaaaattcttatcctggtataatgatcgtgtcgaagaagattatgaatttgattttcgtaaagaaattcttcattattgcagacttgatgttacaattttgagacgagcctgtgttgaatttcgaaaactgattatgaatgctggaaatgtatgtccttttacagagtgtgtaacgattgcgtctacatgcatgcgtatttttcaaacaaatttcttaaaagacaagcagataggcattataccacagggaggatatcggttagggaaaacgcagtcgaaaatcgcaattgaatggctcttgtggcgcgaacattgcgagaatcatcgaataatacatgccggacgaactcgtgagcacagaacaacttcaggcctgcgtctagatggtttttgggaggataccgccaataataataagaaatatgcatatcagttccacgggtgttattggcacggatgcccacggtgtttcaaattcaatagagataaagagttgagtcacaaggatacactagagagccgatatgagagaacaggggcgattacacgggaattgcgacactcgggttatgaagtcgttgaaatgtgggaatgcgattttattcgtcaaaaaaagacagatcatgtgttggcgaattttgtagaaaacgttgatcagcaaatgtttatagcgctggatccgcgcgatgcatttttcgggggacgaacaggaaataccgtaacacattatgatgtaaaagataatgagaaaattcgctatgttgatgtttgttcgttatacccatacgttttaaagacaggggttttcccgattggacatcccactgtccatgtggggcgtgattgtcagcttatatgccctaataataatatttcgcggatagaaggtctcgtgaaatgtcgcgttttaccccctcgtcaattatttcaccctgttttaccagtaaaagcccatggaaagttactgttccctctctgtcgatcatgctgcgatgatcttgtacaagataattgccctcatgatgatcccgctgctcgcgaatttttgggaacttgggtcgctccagaacttcgtaaagccgtagaaatggggtataaaatattagaaatcagtgagctttgggagtataagagtactacgcgttataatcctgtgacgcgaacaggtggattatttgccgaatacattaacacttttttgaaaataaaacaagaggcttcggattggcctgctgagtgtgtagatgatgaatcaaagaatcgatatattgctgaatatgagacgcgagaaggtataaaacttgacaaagataaaattcaaaagaatgccggattaagagccgtagcaaaactttgtttaaactgtctctggggtaaatttggggagagggagaacttgacaaaaaaagctattattcgaacacatgaggaatttgcaaatataatgtttaatcctgaaattgaagtaacaggacttgttcctgtcgataacgacactctcttcatgtcctggaaacatttaaacgaagccgcggaaatgtccactaaggctaatgttgttattgcggcttatacaaccgctcacgcgcgtctaaagttatattcttatctagaaaaacaacaagaacgtgttttatattatgatacagattcggtaatttacgtcagcgatggatcaaatgaattaccgctagggaattttctaggggatttgaccgacgaagtagagggctacggagaaggaagtttcattacttcttttgtctctggggggcctaaattttatacttatcgcgtaaaaaaaccggacggtagtatcgcggaagttagtaaaataaaaggggttagactgaattatgaatcgcgtaaacaaattcattacgactcgattcgcgcgctcgttgtcgataaagcagatccctaccagatcgactatcatggtatccgtcggacagtgtatcatgacgtcatcacgaaacctgagagtaagatcgtacgtgcgacaggaccaaaacggcggcttgatggtttcgcgacactgccctatggtttcaaaaaaccgcgattgaaccgctgctag
- the LOC135171645 gene encoding uncharacterized protein LOC135171645: protein MLEKDLDLFNQVNCIDKKKDLKKIQAREKRLKLAEKKKADFIAREKRRELAKEKQRQFRARESEKNRSKDNTSKDIIPEPMMELDSSIEIIPSTPSVINLILEREGEDAQHGSLNFATSTPKKPRKSIEEIEAVLVALGANLEQRNREDDYEGRWAPTQRQKELDQIAMQLDQSGDDDDEGLAIQSLDFTPLSPSNRSG from the exons ATGTTAGAAAAagatcttgatttattcaatcaagtgaactgcattgataagaaaaaggatctgaaaaaaatacaggctcgcgaaaaacgtttaaaactcgcggaaaaaaagaaggccgactttatcgctcgcgaaaaacgtcgcgaactagctaaggaaaaacaaagacaatttagagctcgcgaatcagaaaaaaatcgatccaaggacaacacatcgaaggatatcatccctgagcccatgatggaattggattcatcgatcgagatcattcccagcactccatcagtgatcaatttaatcctggaacgcgagggtgaagatgctcagcatggatcattgaatttcgcgaCCTCAACCCCGaaaa aaccgcgaaaatctatcgaggaaatcgaggccgttctagtcgcgttgggcgcgaatctagaacaaaggaatcgcgaggacgattacgaagggcgatgggctccaacgcagcgccaaaaagagcttgatcaaattgcgatgcaattggatcaaagcggggatgatgatgatgaaggattggccatccagagtcttgatttcaccccgttatcacccagtaaccgttcgggttaa
- the LOC135171646 gene encoding proteoglycan 4-like yields MPNPNSNTRDENRFLLLSHAIRHILHLTMHKFLYPYVQFQNTMEKEIGEEPTKVNDPEGAPSTLAIRDANLEETTVLKTATKDANPVESQETLPHADPATASKAKDTTVIQLPKAEKMWWSPLTSYGEELWAIAHKEPAFMAVLRLFATSLLNQEPPAEFSQMPPFPSLEEIQEDKPQTQDWYSACIAEEIAQMAIQDDPPTPNPDPTPYPPNHLQLPSPWFTYPSTLIADATATNADSSVPTPETPLLDPEPNSITTTPMPNPEPTSNTPNEEPTSPDDVLEIHASQEELVETPAVESAKHPATKHLPEATPSEKVGEAPKDFTKRSRRGVRCHQCHGYGHGYPDCPSIVRHDYCVVCGKWRCNLFSCELTDQRHERARAAIKADSVDQLPQPNPKTAPRATILSRFRTPKSTQGAVPKRPITIYRPDGTIHSSTSGKVSVQTRLSRAQGLSYADSVAKRLKTSIVDPKAPPVVSPTTAEPTQGTFSQPANPANMSSGSDSPAARKITINTSTPRNAEEWLEGIARLDPDAFARFVKKMEKAGPPP; encoded by the coding sequence ATGCCGAATCCTAATTCAAATACCCGAGATGAGAATCGCTTTCTTTTGTTATCACATGCCATACGTCACATATTGCACCTCACTATGCATAAATTTCTCTACCCATACGTCCAATTCCAGAATACCATGGAGAAGGAGATAGGTGAGGAGCCCACGAAGGTCAACGACCCAGAAGGGGCACCTTCAACCCTTGCGATACGGGACGCCAACCTTGAGGAGACTACTGTCTTGAAAACTGCGACCAAGGACGCCAACCCAGTCGAGAGTCAAGAGACTCTCCCACATGCTGACCCAGCCACTGCCAGTAAGGCCAAGGACACCACCGTCATCCAGCTGCCAAAAGCTGAGAAGATGTGGTGGTCACCATTGACATCATATGGTGAAGAACTTTGGGCTATAGCCCATAAAGAGCCTGCCTTTATGGCTGTATTGCGACTTTTCGCCACTTCACTGCTCAACCAAGAGCCACCTGCTGAATTTTCCCAAATGCCTCCTTTCCCATCCCTGGAGGAAATTCAAGAGGACAAACCCCAGACACAGGACTGGTACTCCGCCTGTATTGCCGAGGAGATTGCCCAAATGGCCATCCAGGACGATCCTCCAACGCCCAATCCCGACCCAACACCCTATCCACCTAACCACCTCCAACTCCCCAGTCCCTGGTTTACTTATCCCTCAACCCTAATTGCAGATGCAACTGCTACAAATGCCGATTCCTCAGTTCCCACTCCGGAAACACCCCTGCTCGACCCAGAGCCTAACTCCATTACCACCACTCCTATGCCCAACCCCGAGCCCACATCCAACACTCCTAACGAGGAACCAACCAGTCCTGACGATGTACTGGAAATCCATGCGTCCCAGGAAGAGTTAGTGGAGACACCTGCAGTAGAATCTGCCAAACATCCGGCTACCAAACATCTGCCAGAGGCCACTCCCAGTGAGAAGGTTGGAGAAGCCCCCAAAGACTTCACCAAACGCTCCAGGAGAGGAGTTCGATGCCACCAATGCCATGGTTATGGCCATGGGTACCCCGATTGCCCCAGCATCGTCAGACATGACTACTGCGTTGTCTGCGGAAAGTGGCGTTGTAACCTCTTTTCGTGTGAACTCACTGACCAACGCCACGAGAGAGCGAGAGCTGCCATCAAGGCCGATTCGGTGGATCAATTACCCCAACCGAATCCCAAAACTGCACCTCGTGCCACTATCTTGAGTAGATTCAGGACCCCGAAGAGCACCCAGGGAGCCGTGCCCAAGAGGCCAATTACTATCTATCGCCCTGATGGGACCATCCATTCCAGCACTTCGGGGAAAGTATCGGTCCAAACCAGGTTGAGTCGTGCCCAAGGCCTCTCATACGCGGATTCAGTCGCCAAACGGCTGAAGACGTCAATTGTGGATCCAAAGGCTCCTCCAGTAGTCTCCCCCACCACCGCGGAACCTACTCAAGGTACCTTCAGCCAACCTGCCAATCCGGCCAACATGTCCTCAGGAAGTGATTCCCCAGCAGCCCGCAAGATCACCATCAACACGTCCACGCCGAGAAATGCCGAGGAATGGCTAGAGGGTATCGCTCGCCTGGACCCAGATGCATTTGCCCGCTTCGTGAAGAAGATGGAGAAGGCAGGGCCTCCACCTTAA